The following are encoded together in the Peromyscus leucopus breed LL Stock chromosome 1, UCI_PerLeu_2.1, whole genome shotgun sequence genome:
- the Marchf5 gene encoding E3 ubiquitin-protein ligase MARCHF5 isoform X2 produces the protein MERADPLFLLIGLPTIPVMLILGKMIRWEDYVLRLWRKYSNKLQILNSIFPGIGCPVPRIPAEANPLADHVSATRILCGALVFPTIATIVGKLMFSSVNSNLQRTILGGIAFVAIKGAFKVYFKQQQYLRQAHRKILNYPEQEEA, from the exons ATGGAGCGAGCTGACCCTTTATTCCTTTTGATTGGACTCCCTACTATTCCTGTCATGCTGATACTGGGCAAAATGATTCGCTGGGAGGACTATGTGCTCAGACTATGGCGCAAATACTCAAATAAACTGCAAATCTTGAACAGTATATTTCCAG GGATTGGTTGTCCTGTTCCTCGAATTCCAGCTGAAGCTAATCCTTTAGCTGATCATGTTTCTGCTACCCGAATTTTGTGTGGAGCCCTTGTCTTTCCTACTATTGCGACAATAGTTGGTAAACTGATGTTCAGTAGTGTTAACTCAAATTTACAAAGGACAATCTTG ggTGGAATTGCTTTTGTTGCCATAAAAGGAGCATTTAAAGTTTACTTCAAACAGCAGCAATATTTACGTCAGGCACACCGCAAAATCCTAAATTATCCAGAGCAAGAAGAAGCATAA